One genomic region from Vanacampus margaritifer isolate UIUO_Vmar chromosome 2, RoL_Vmar_1.0, whole genome shotgun sequence encodes:
- the trir gene encoding telomerase RNA component interacting RNase has product MEQRRRHGKSHATDGGSSSSSSCSGGDSDGGSPASPSEDHASSQSQQGPSSSGNAFANDGSFMEMFKKKMEAEMRKKTQGADGEQGHAKPPPVTSFVGKRRGGVFLKTGMVAKKQKQDTETTPGKSDAWSKYMAEVKKYKAHQCGDDDKTRPLVK; this is encoded by the exons ATGGAACAAAGGCGCAGACACGGAAAGTCGCACGCCACCGACGgcgggagcagcagcagcagtagctGCAGCGGCGGAGACTCGGACGGCGGCAGCCCCGCGTCCCCGTCCGAGGACCACGCGTCCTCCCAGAGCCAACAAGGCCCGTCGTCCTCGGGCAACGCGTTCGCCAACGACGGCAGCTTCATGGAGATGTTCAAGAAGAAGATGGAGGCGGAGATGAGGAAAAAGACGCAGGGGGCAGATGGAGAGCAAGGACATGCCAAGCCCCCTCCAGTCACCAGCTTT GTGGGGAAGCGCAGAGGCGGTGTGTTCCTTAAGACCGGCATGGTTGCCAAGAAGCAGAAACAGGACACAGAG ACTACGCCCGGCAAGAGTGACGCTTGGTCAAAGTACATGGCGGAGGTGAAAAAGTACAAAGCGCACCAGTGTGGCGATGACGATAAGACCAGGCCGCTGGTCAAGTAG